The proteins below come from a single Metarhizium brunneum chromosome 1, complete sequence genomic window:
- the GAL4 gene encoding Regulatory protein GAL4 — MESSSASGSNLACDVCRIKKLKVRIRLCCLCLHWESNGVAEASQSVPKIARRARLACKTADNAITVEKWYLTSVERRLNYLEKLVAQKLPDLDVDEALAAIATSSPATPPVQVKTLAFPSDHRQHSTTGLVSSSKEQPAQESISEAVPEQADGFDWQEEANDLVDGMAALAVEPTGTGYLGSTAGVYFLRALLSWIAGRRAVSDPFQPATSSPQHFKPSPTSSSHIQQSLDSGHMANQLLDAYFSVYHVSYPFIHEATFMAQYHQLISRPNRQSWQMLLHTVLALGAWCLDNEESEVDDYLYHRALSFREDESLFESANLTLVQALLLLSNLSQKRNKPNTGGNFLGLATRMALSLGLHRELPDWNISLLQREMRRRVWWGLFLFDSGASTTFGRPILLPEGEAMDVKHVLNIHDEQLTPRTVDLPEESNQPTRYSGMKSQSDFHLYSNHISNRLLATSGISPEEALRLNHSLETWCETLPAYFKMTQDPVSLEPSYLFARSRLWWRIWNLRIILFRQIVLSRAMKRKRDNLVTTSTDPDNRCRDLAVQAANSTIVSISQFLTQTPMTRLINWYATYFLFHASLISALAILGDLESPETAAWQADVDTANHTFRTMLTSNPLASRCADILGLIVPPQPEQTASPVISDEFLYRDELDFSSWPMDPADVFNSLGWTDFGQGV, encoded by the exons ATGGAATCGAGCTCCGCTTCTGGCAGCAACCTTGCT TGCGACGTCTGTCGGATCAAGAAGTTGAAGGTGCGTATAAGACTCTGCTGCCTCTGCCTACATTGGGAGAGTAATGGAGTAGCTGAGGCATCTCAAAGTGTTCCAAAGATCGCCCGGCGTGCACGGCTTGCGTGCAAAACCGCAGACAATGCCATTACAGTGGAAAAGTG GTATCTTACTTCCGTGGAAAGACGGCTCAACTATTTGGAGAAGCTGGTGGCACAGAAACTACCCGATttggatgttgatgaagcACTCGCTGCTATTGCCACCAGCTCTCCGGCTACGCCACCGGTGCAGGTTAAGACGCTCGCGTTCCCGTCGGATCACCGCCAGCACAGCACTACGGGACTCGTTTCAAGTAGCAAGGAGCAGCCTGCGCAGGAGTCGATATCGGAGGCTGTCCCTGAGCAAGCGGATGGATTTGACTGGCAAGAAGAGGCGAATGACCTGGTTGATGgcatggcggcgttggccgTAGAGCCCACTGGCACCGGGTATTTAG GATCTACTGCCGGAGTGTACTTCCTCCGGGCTTTACTGTCTTGGATTGCTGGTAGACGAGCCGTATCGGACCCTTTCCAGCCTGCAACATCTTCGCCCCAACACTTCAAGCCGTCAccaacgtcgtcatcgcATATTCAACAATCGCTCGACTCTGGCCACATGGCGAACCAGCTTCTTGATGCCTACTTCTCCGTGTACCATGTCTCATACCCCTTTATCCACGAAGCCACTTTCATGGCCCAGTATCACCAACTTATCTCCCGGCCGAACCGGCAATCTTGGCAAATGCTACTCCATACCGTTCTGGCCCTGGGAGCGTGGTGTCTCGACAATGAAGAAAGTGAAGTTGATGACTATCTGTACCACCGCGCTCTTTCGTTCCGTGAGGATGAGTCCTTGTTCGAAAGCGCAAACCTGACCCTGGTCCAGgccttgctgttgttgtccAACTTGAGCCAAAAGCGGAACAAGCCGAATACAGGAGGAAACTTTCTCGGCTTGGCGACTCGAATGGCCCTGAGTCTAGGGCTGCATCGTGAGTTGCCAGACTGGAACATTAGCCTTCTCCAGAGAGAAATGAGGCGCCGCGTTTGGTGGGGGCTATTTCTCTTTGACAGTGGCGCATCAACAACCTTTGGCAGGCCGATTCTTCTCCCCGAAGGCGAAGCCATGGACGTGAAACATGTTCTCAACATTCATGATGAG CAATTAACTCCCCGGACCGTGGACCTGCCAGAGGAgtccaaccaaccaaccaggTATTCTGGCATGAAGTCCCAAAGCGACTTCCACCTTTATTCGAATCACATTTCCAACAGGCTCCTTGCGACTTCTGGAATATCCCCGGAGGAGGCCTTGCGGCTGAACCACTCTCTTGAGACGTGGTGCGAGACTCTGCCTGCATATTTCAAGATGACGCAGGACCCTGTCAGCTTGGAGCCGTCTTACCTATTCGCCAGGTCTCGGTTGTGGTGGCGCATATGGAATTTGAGAATCATTCTGTTCAGACAGATTGTTTTGAGCCGCGCCATGAAAAGGAAGCGAGACAATCTTGTGACGACGTCAACCGACCCCGATAATAGGTGCAGGGACTTGGCTGTCCAGGCAGCCAACTCGACAATCGTGTCAATAAGTCAGTTTCTCACGCAGACACCAATGACTCGATTAATCAACTGGTATGCCAC ATACTTTTTGTTTCACGCGTCATTGATCAGCGCTCTTGCGATTCTGGGAGATTTGGAATCTCCCGAGACCGCGGCATGGCAAGCAGACGTCGACACGGCGAACCACACCTTTCGGACCATGTTGACGAGCAACCCCCTTGCTTCTCGGTGTGCCGACATCCTAGGCCTGATTGTGCCGCCGCAGCCAGAACAGACGGCAAGCCCCGTCATTAGCGACGAATTTTTGTACCGGGACGAGCTCGACTTTTCTTCCTGGCCAATGGACCCTGCGGATGTTTTCAATTCGTTGGGATGGACTGATTTTGGCCAGGGCGTGTAG